In Lactobacillus sp. PV012, one genomic interval encodes:
- the rimP gene encoding ribosome maturation factor RimP, with amino-acid sequence MAKVTEIVANVVAPIAQARGDELVDVEYVKERSQYYLRVYVDRVPGGIDIEEIAELSDIVSEKLDELEPDPFPQPYILELSSPGLERPIKTEKDWEKAKGEYVHVGLYKKIDGNKMYEGTLKDFDEDKVILDVKIKTRRKEIEIPRDAIANIRFAVEF; translated from the coding sequence TTGGCAAAAGTTACTGAAATTGTTGCAAATGTAGTTGCTCCCATCGCACAGGCTCGTGGAGACGAACTCGTTGATGTAGAATACGTTAAGGAACGTTCACAATATTATCTTCGAGTATACGTTGACCGAGTTCCAGGTGGGATTGATATTGAAGAAATTGCTGAATTAAGTGATATTGTTTCTGAAAAACTTGATGAATTGGAGCCAGATCCATTTCCTCAACCTTATATCTTAGAGCTTTCTTCTCCTGGATTGGAACGTCCAATTAAAACAGAAAAGGATTGGGAAAAGGCAAAGGGAGAATATGTTCATGTCGGTCTTTATAAAAAGATTGATGGCAATAAGATGTATGAAGGAACTTTGAAGGATTTTGATGAAGACAAAGTTATATTAGATGTAAAAATCAAAACTCGCAGAAAAGAAATTGAAA
- a CDS encoding PolC-type DNA polymerase III: MTKKNQLFLHLLEQIKFPDTFEDNDILQKGEIQDVDVFATEKKWQIHVFLSTPLKFKTYHSFIEALKASFVDIVDVELEIKTQDGASDFLPDYWNYVIENSKLPTLQKQVLVKEIPKLKDNKWFIACTNKTAEELLTENVLAGLNEEFRKYGFFNIKFATEISTGQESENLKSLEEQEKAHQEAMQNLFEQTPPPPISPSNGEKTQRREFSHGKKVSPKAKFIQIKELEDGVRNVLIEGNIFNIELKELKSGNFIVTGDITDYTDSIGFKKFVSKGEEADFYKSIKPGTWAKIQGGVSDDQWQHELVFNIRSIEVIEHKGRQEKYVGEDKHIELHTHTTMSQLDAVSTATDYIKAAKKFGQKAVAITDHADVQAFPEAFGAGKKEDIKVLYGYEANAIDDHAKLVLNPTEMDYRDREYVIFDVETTGLSSVYDTIIEIGAVKMKNGEVIEKFDEFINPHHPLSDTTINLTSITDEMVSKADDEEDVIKRFKDFYGDRPLCGHNVQFDVGFINAALRRAGMEEITQPVVDTLEVSRLLHPEQTRHTLDSLAKKYDVVLEHHHRANQDAEATGYLMFKLLDAFYARFNEADLGKMNDYAKFGEVYKRARPSHMTVLALNQKGLKNMYKLISLASTQYFYREPRTPKSELDKYHEGLLFGSGCGEGEVFVAMMQKGYDAAKEVAQFYDFLEIQPPAAYETLIEDELIKDRAELEEIIGNIYKLGKELHIPVVATSDSHYVDSHQKIYRKILLESKKGYTKKNKNIPDLPFYTTQELLDAFSFLGEEIAKEIVITNSNAIADKIEEISPVKSGLYPPKIDNADEEMKKLTYDKAYELYGKPLPKIVKDRVEMELNSIISNGYAVIYLISQRLVAKSNKDGYLVGSRGSVGSSLVATLSGITEVNPLAPHYRCASCQYSEFFENGEYGSGYDLPDKKCPKCGAELVKDGQDIPFATFLGFHGDKVPDIDLNFSGDYQPVAHNYIRVMFGPDNSYRAGTIGTVADKTAYGYAKHYEDENELHLRKAELERLATGATGVKRTTGQHPAGIVVVPNDMDIYDFTPVQYPADDQKAAWLTTHFDFHAIHDNILKFDILGHDDPTMIRMLQDLSGVDPMTIPPDDPGVMSLFSGTDILGVTPEQIGSNTGTLGVPEFGTKFVRGMLEETHPSTFSELLQISGLSHGTDVWLGNAEELINQGICELKNVIGCRDNIMMDLIHWGVKPEVAFSTMESVRHGRGISEEDMAVLKKNDKIPDWYIDSCLKIKYMFPKAHATAYILMALRIAWFKVYYPVIYYTAYFSVRADLFDLVAMSHGKNTVKAAMKAIQDQGMDASAKDKSLLTVLEIANECLERGIKIKMVDIEKSEATEFKILDDHTILAPFNAVPGLGDNAARQIVAARTEQKFLSKEDLATRGKVSQTIMDYFEKNEVLEGMPDQNQLSLF, from the coding sequence GTGACTAAGAAAAATCAACTTTTTTTACATTTATTAGAACAAATTAAATTTCCAGATACATTTGAAGATAATGACATTCTTCAAAAAGGGGAAATACAAGACGTGGATGTATTTGCAACTGAAAAAAAGTGGCAAATCCACGTTTTTTTAAGTACACCATTAAAATTTAAAACGTATCATTCATTTATAGAGGCTTTAAAAGCTAGCTTTGTTGATATCGTAGATGTCGAATTGGAAATTAAGACTCAGGATGGTGCAAGTGATTTTTTACCGGATTATTGGAATTATGTAATTGAAAATAGTAAATTACCTACATTACAAAAACAAGTTTTGGTAAAAGAGATCCCAAAGTTAAAGGACAATAAATGGTTTATTGCTTGCACAAATAAAACGGCTGAAGAGCTTTTAACAGAAAATGTTCTTGCAGGTTTAAATGAGGAATTTAGAAAATACGGTTTCTTTAATATAAAATTTGCTACAGAAATTAGTACAGGGCAGGAAAGTGAAAATTTAAAGAGTTTAGAGGAACAAGAAAAGGCACATCAAGAAGCGATGCAAAACCTTTTTGAGCAAACTCCGCCTCCACCCATTTCACCTTCAAATGGTGAAAAGACTCAGCGAAGAGAATTTTCACATGGTAAAAAGGTAAGCCCCAAGGCTAAATTTATCCAAATAAAGGAACTAGAAGATGGGGTTAGAAATGTTCTGATTGAAGGAAATATTTTTAATATTGAACTAAAGGAATTAAAATCTGGCAATTTTATTGTTACTGGAGATATTACAGACTATACCGATTCGATTGGCTTTAAGAAGTTTGTTTCAAAAGGTGAAGAGGCAGATTTTTATAAAAGCATCAAACCAGGAACTTGGGCTAAAATCCAAGGTGGCGTTAGTGATGATCAGTGGCAACATGAATTGGTATTCAATATTAGAAGTATTGAGGTTATCGAACATAAGGGTCGCCAAGAAAAATATGTAGGTGAAGACAAGCATATTGAACTCCATACTCATACAACCATGAGTCAATTAGATGCAGTTTCTACAGCAACTGATTACATTAAGGCAGCTAAAAAGTTTGGCCAAAAGGCAGTGGCCATTACTGATCATGCTGATGTGCAAGCATTTCCGGAAGCTTTTGGTGCAGGGAAGAAAGAAGATATTAAAGTTCTTTATGGTTATGAAGCAAATGCAATTGATGATCATGCAAAGCTTGTTTTAAATCCAACTGAAATGGACTATCGTGATCGAGAATATGTAATTTTTGACGTAGAAACTACAGGACTTTCTTCTGTTTATGACACTATTATTGAAATTGGTGCTGTTAAAATGAAAAATGGGGAAGTTATTGAAAAATTTGATGAATTTATTAATCCCCATCATCCCTTGAGTGACACAACCATCAATTTAACTTCAATTACTGATGAAATGGTAAGTAAAGCCGATGATGAAGAAGATGTTATCAAACGCTTTAAGGACTTTTATGGGGATCGTCCTTTGTGTGGACATAATGTTCAGTTTGATGTTGGCTTTATTAATGCAGCTTTAAGAAGAGCTGGAATGGAAGAAATTACTCAACCAGTTGTTGATACACTGGAAGTTTCACGTTTACTTCATCCAGAACAAACTCGGCATACTTTAGATTCGTTAGCTAAAAAGTATGATGTTGTTTTGGAACATCACCATAGAGCCAACCAAGATGCTGAGGCAACTGGCTACTTAATGTTTAAGTTATTGGATGCCTTTTATGCACGTTTTAATGAAGCAGATCTTGGCAAAATGAATGATTATGCCAAATTTGGTGAAGTGTACAAACGTGCCCGTCCCTCACATATGACTGTTTTAGCCTTAAATCAAAAAGGCTTAAAAAATATGTATAAATTAATTTCTTTAGCGAGCACACAATATTTTTATCGAGAACCACGGACACCAAAGTCAGAATTAGATAAATATCATGAAGGTTTGCTTTTTGGAAGCGGGTGTGGCGAAGGTGAAGTATTTGTGGCGATGATGCAAAAAGGATACGACGCCGCAAAAGAAGTAGCCCAGTTCTATGACTTTTTAGAAATTCAGCCACCAGCTGCTTATGAAACTTTAATTGAAGATGAATTAATTAAAGATAGAGCAGAATTAGAAGAAATCATTGGAAATATTTATAAGCTGGGAAAAGAATTACATATTCCAGTTGTAGCAACTAGTGATTCACACTACGTTGATTCTCACCAAAAAATATATCGTAAAATTTTATTGGAATCTAAAAAAGGATACACGAAGAAAAATAAAAATATTCCTGATCTTCCATTTTACACTACACAAGAATTACTTGATGCCTTTTCATTTTTAGGTGAAGAGATTGCAAAGGAAATTGTAATTACAAATTCAAATGCAATTGCAGATAAAATTGAAGAAATTTCTCCAGTTAAAAGTGGTTTATATCCACCAAAGATTGATAATGCTGATGAAGAAATGAAAAAACTTACCTATGATAAGGCTTATGAGCTTTACGGTAAGCCTTTACCTAAGATTGTAAAAGATAGGGTAGAGATGGAATTAAATTCTATTATTTCTAATGGGTATGCAGTAATTTATTTGATATCACAACGTTTAGTAGCAAAATCCAATAAAGATGGATATTTAGTTGGTTCACGAGGGTCTGTTGGATCTAGCTTGGTAGCAACCCTATCAGGAATAACAGAAGTTAACCCTTTAGCACCCCATTATCGCTGTGCAAGTTGCCAGTACTCAGAATTTTTTGAAAATGGGGAATATGGTTCTGGATATGACTTGCCAGATAAAAAGTGCCCTAAGTGTGGTGCTGAATTAGTAAAAGATGGTCAGGATATTCCATTTGCAACCTTCTTAGGGTTCCATGGAGATAAGGTTCCTGATATTGATTTAAACTTTTCAGGAGATTACCAACCAGTAGCTCATAATTATATTCGGGTAATGTTTGGCCCTGATAATTCTTATCGTGCAGGAACGATTGGCACTGTAGCGGATAAAACTGCCTATGGTTATGCAAAACATTACGAAGATGAAAATGAACTTCATTTGCGTAAGGCAGAACTTGAGCGTTTAGCAACAGGAGCCACAGGGGTTAAAAGAACAACTGGACAACACCCTGCAGGAATTGTTGTGGTACCAAATGATATGGATATTTATGACTTTACTCCTGTACAGTATCCTGCCGATGACCAAAAAGCAGCCTGGCTTACTACTCACTTTGATTTCCATGCCATTCACGACAATATCTTAAAATTTGATATTTTAGGACATGATGATCCTACGATGATCAGAATGTTACAAGATTTATCAGGTGTTGATCCAATGACCATTCCTCCGGATGATCCAGGAGTAATGTCGCTTTTTTCAGGAACAGATATTTTGGGAGTGACGCCAGAACAAATTGGCTCAAATACAGGAACATTAGGAGTACCTGAATTTGGGACAAAATTTGTTCGAGGGATGCTTGAAGAAACGCATCCAAGTACTTTTTCTGAATTGCTTCAAATTTCAGGGCTATCTCATGGTACCGATGTTTGGTTAGGAAATGCTGAAGAATTAATTAATCAAGGAATTTGTGAGTTGAAGAATGTAATTGGTTGTCGTGACAACATTATGATGGACTTAATTCACTGGGGTGTAAAACCAGAAGTCGCATTTTCAACGATGGAATCTGTACGGCATGGACGGGGAATTAGTGAGGAAGATATGGCCGTTTTGAAGAAAAATGACAAAATTCCTGACTGGTATATTGATTCTTGCTTAAAGATTAAATATATGTTCCCTAAGGCTCACGCAACAGCTTATATTTTAATGGCCCTTAGAATTGCTTGGTTTAAGGTTTATTATCCAGTAATTTACTACACAGCTTATTTCTCTGTACGAGCAGACTTGTTTGACTTAGTAGCAATGAGTCATGGAAAAAATACAGTAAAAGCAGCCATGAAGGCAATTCAAGACCAGGGAATGGATGCTTCAGCTAAAGATAAATCTTTATTGACCGTTTTAGAAATTGCAAATGAATGTTTAGAGCGTGGAATTAAGATTAAAATGGTAGATATTGAAAAGTCAGAAGCTACAGAGTTTAAGATTCTTGATGATCACACAATTTTAGCACCATTTAATGCGGTGCCAGGATTAGGTGACAATGCTGCTCGTCAAATTGTAGCGGCTAGAACTGAACAAAAATTTCTTTCAAAAGAAGATTTAGCAACTAGAGGAAAAGTATCTCAAACTATTATGGATTATTTTGAAAAAAATGAAGTTTTAGAAGGGATGCCAGATCAAAATCAGCTTTCACTTTTTTAA